A DNA window from Candidatus Poribacteria bacterium contains the following coding sequences:
- a CDS encoding sugar phosphate isomerase/epimerase, translated as MKLGANSVLFGGYDMETAFKHIAMAGYDGIELSAIDGMSQHLVLANWQALAADIKRFAKEYALDLLAMEQPSRDPERMELAFQAAAEIGVPIINCGPGGTSDDESAWPEVVDSLGSLSERAEHYGVTLCVKAHVGASIYNTPTTLRIMEAISSPAFGIDMDPSHIHRADENPVEAIAAVISRVKHVHIRDCKGTQRGPGDPELQANGRGDVDLVGYIRVLHENGYTGPLNLEVIGAKEYSLAQCCTIAAESRGHMQACLQACGAR; from the coding sequence TTGAAATTAGGAGCAAATTCGGTACTGTTCGGTGGTTACGATATGGAAACCGCCTTTAAGCATATCGCCATGGCTGGTTATGACGGCATTGAACTCTCAGCGATTGACGGGATGAGCCAGCATCTCGTGCTTGCGAACTGGCAAGCACTCGCTGCCGACATCAAACGGTTCGCGAAAGAGTACGCACTCGACCTGTTGGCGATGGAACAACCCTCACGCGATCCAGAACGAATGGAACTCGCATTCCAAGCAGCAGCTGAGATCGGTGTCCCGATTATCAACTGCGGTCCCGGCGGCACGTCGGACGATGAATCTGCCTGGCCCGAAGTTGTTGATTCATTGGGCAGTCTCTCTGAACGTGCGGAACACTACGGTGTAACGCTCTGCGTCAAGGCACACGTGGGCGCAAGCATCTATAACACACCGACAACGCTCCGCATCATGGAAGCGATTTCGTCACCGGCGTTTGGAATCGATATGGATCCGTCTCATATCCATCGTGCGGACGAAAATCCTGTAGAGGCGATCGCTGCCGTTATCTCGCGCGTGAAACATGTCCATATTCGAGATTGCAAAGGCACACAGCGCGGTCCCGGTGATCCCGAATTGCAGGCAAACGGACGTGGGGACGTTGATCTCGTTGGCTACATTCGCGTTCTACATGAGAATGGTTATACCGGTCCGCTGAACCTTGAAGTCATCGGTGCGAAAGAATACAGTTTAGCACAGTGTTGCACAATTGCAGCAGAATCGCGTGGACACATGCAGGCGTGTTTGCAAGCGTGTGGTGCGCGTTAA